One window of Bacillus alkalicellulosilyticus genomic DNA carries:
- a CDS encoding stage II sporulation protein M: MNLKQYVKQHREDWKELEQLVSLLHKNKRNFAAKDIQQFHRLYQKSAQHLSYCQTYFPKEDVTFYLNGLVSKAHNLLYKDQVSSFKQIRYFFTTKFIGLLAEQWKFVFIAMILFTLGAVGSFFSVLQDPLHLYSILPAEIAYAVDPEQLGVGHDSIDSSLMSASIMTNNIQVAFLAFAGGITFGLLTAYVLVYNGIIVGALAALFWHYDMTYEFWAYIVPHGMIELVAIFIAGGAGLLMGYKLFVPGPYSRIYQLKEQAKRSVQLLLGTIPLFVIAGVIEGFITPAAISLEAKYFVAILTVVGLLLYMVIGTILFQKEARVTRDS; encoded by the coding sequence ATGAATTTAAAGCAATATGTAAAACAGCATCGTGAAGATTGGAAGGAACTAGAACAATTAGTTAGTCTTTTACATAAAAATAAACGTAATTTTGCTGCAAAAGATATTCAACAATTTCACCGTTTATATCAAAAATCAGCGCAGCATTTATCATACTGTCAAACTTACTTCCCTAAAGAAGATGTTACGTTTTATTTAAATGGTCTCGTCTCAAAAGCACATAATTTATTATACAAAGACCAAGTGTCTAGCTTTAAGCAAATCCGTTATTTTTTTACAACTAAATTTATAGGCTTATTAGCTGAACAATGGAAATTTGTGTTTATTGCCATGATATTATTTACATTAGGGGCGGTTGGTAGTTTTTTTTCTGTTCTTCAAGACCCTCTTCATTTATATTCCATATTACCAGCAGAAATTGCTTATGCAGTCGACCCTGAGCAATTAGGTGTAGGACACGACTCCATTGATTCCTCATTAATGTCTGCAAGTATTATGACCAATAATATTCAGGTTGCGTTTTTAGCATTTGCTGGAGGAATTACATTTGGATTATTGACAGCATATGTATTAGTTTACAACGGGATTATTGTAGGTGCTCTTGCTGCGCTTTTTTGGCATTATGACATGACTTATGAGTTTTGGGCCTACATCGTACCTCACGGGATGATTGAACTAGTTGCGATTTTTATCGCTGGAGGTGCTGGGTTACTTATGGGCTATAAATTATTTGTACCTGGTCCATATTCTAGGATCTACCAACTTAAAGAGCAAGCGAAACGCTCTGTACAACTATTGTTAGGAACGATCCCTTTATTTGTGATAGCAGGAGTAATTGAAGGATTCATCACTCCTGCTGCTATTTCACTAGAAGCAAAATATTTTGTTGCGATTCTCACAGTTGTAGGATTGTTACTCTATATGGTCATTGGTACGATATTATTTCAAAAAGAAGCTAGAGTAACCCGCGATTCATAA
- a CDS encoding response regulator transcription factor, which produces MIRIVIAEDQKMLLGALAALIDLEDDMSVVGSANNGEEAVRLVEEHKPDVCIMDIEMPGMTGLDAAEKLNDTGCKVIILTTFARSGYFQRAVKAGVNGYMLKDSPSEELAGAIRKVMEGRRIYAPELVDEVYGEANPLTERESDVLLLMSEGKSTKEIAQQLFITNGTVRNYISSILDKLEVSNRIEAITRFKEKGWFK; this is translated from the coding sequence ATGATTCGAATTGTGATTGCAGAAGACCAAAAAATGTTGTTGGGTGCACTCGCTGCTCTTATTGATCTAGAAGATGACATGAGCGTTGTCGGAAGCGCAAATAATGGGGAAGAAGCTGTACGTTTAGTAGAAGAACACAAACCTGATGTATGTATTATGGATATAGAAATGCCTGGTATGACTGGGTTAGATGCTGCAGAAAAACTTAATGATACTGGTTGTAAGGTCATTATTTTAACAACTTTTGCTCGGTCTGGCTATTTTCAAAGAGCTGTTAAAGCTGGTGTGAATGGTTATATGTTGAAAGATAGTCCGAGTGAGGAATTGGCAGGAGCTATTAGGAAAGTGATGGAGGGGCGCCGAATTTATGCTCCTGAGTTGGTAGATGAAGTGTACGGAGAAGCTAATCCTTTGACTGAAAGAGAAAGTGATGTACTACTACTTATGTCTGAAGGCAAAAGTACAAAAGAAATTGCCCAACAACTATTTATAACGAACGGCACTGTTCGCAATTATATTTCATCTATCCTTGATAAGCTTGAAGTTAGTAATCGTATTGAAGCGATAACTAGATTTAAAGAAAAAGGTTGGTTTAAATGA
- a CDS encoding sugar kinase produces MKDVITIGDAMITFNPSTTGPMRFVQTFERKVGGAELNFAIGCSRLGLHTGWISRLGNDEFGKHIFNFVRGEGIDVSEVKLVDGYPTSLNFKEIREGGDGSTFYYRFNSPITTLSKESIKSSFFENAKLLHITGVFSAIAEKNEEIVHEAISEAKKQNLLISFDPNIRLKLWSKEQAKKVLSGYLPHVDIFLTGLEEAEILLGTSDPEEIIEHCKKLGISYVAIKLGEKGSIGYHNGEQIEAAPVVPKKVVDTVGAGDGFDAGFVYGVLQGWSLAKSLYFANTIGSLVVSVSGDNEGLPYLDEVLVALGEKQFIDR; encoded by the coding sequence ATGAAAGACGTAATTACAATTGGTGATGCAATGATTACCTTTAATCCCAGTACAACCGGTCCTATGCGGTTTGTTCAAACTTTTGAACGAAAAGTGGGAGGCGCAGAATTAAATTTTGCGATTGGATGTTCAAGATTAGGATTACATACTGGCTGGATTAGCAGACTCGGTAACGATGAGTTTGGAAAGCATATTTTTAATTTCGTTCGTGGTGAAGGCATTGATGTGTCCGAAGTTAAGTTGGTCGACGGTTATCCGACATCTTTAAATTTCAAAGAAATACGTGAAGGTGGAGACGGAAGTACATTTTACTATCGATTTAATTCACCAATCACAACACTCTCAAAAGAGAGTATCAAGAGTTCATTTTTTGAGAATGCCAAATTACTTCATATCACAGGCGTGTTTTCTGCCATAGCTGAAAAGAATGAGGAAATAGTTCATGAAGCGATTTCTGAAGCAAAAAAACAAAATCTTCTCATATCATTTGACCCGAACATCCGTTTAAAGCTTTGGAGTAAAGAACAAGCGAAAAAGGTACTTTCTGGTTATTTGCCTCATGTGGATATCTTTTTAACAGGATTAGAGGAAGCAGAGATATTACTAGGGACAAGTGACCCTGAAGAGATTATTGAACATTGTAAGAAGCTAGGAATCTCCTATGTTGCCATTAAATTAGGCGAGAAGGGCTCGATTGGGTACCATAATGGCGAGCAAATTGAAGCAGCCCCTGTTGTTCCTAAAAAAGTCGTAGATACAGTTGGTGCTGGTGATGGGTTTGATGCGGGTTTTGTTTATGGGGTTCTACAAGGATGGTCTCTAGCCAAATCTCTTTACTTTGCAAATACAATTGGTTCATTAGTCGTTAGTGTAAGTGGAGATAATGAGGGGCTACCTTACTTAGACGAGGTGCTAGTAGCTTTAGGAGAAAAACAATTTATTGACCGATAA
- a CDS encoding GntR family transcriptional regulator produces MTKIDFSLKNRSSIGTRVYEFLKSEIVSVKLPPGHSISENEIAERLQVSRTPVREAFLRLSQEELVTVFPQKGSVVSKIDLDHLEETRFMREHLEVATTRLACEMVTEQGLISLTSNVSLQRLASNEKDFERFFELDEQFHALIFSICHKSKVWDAIQNMMTLNFSRIRFLSLFENLNTDNLLKEHQEIVESIKEQNPDRAEKAVRVHLKGVTVDMKELVKKYPDYFQKGREDDTNERRNYNW; encoded by the coding sequence ATGACCAAGATAGATTTTTCATTAAAAAACAGATCTTCTATCGGCACAAGGGTATATGAATTTTTGAAATCAGAAATCGTCAGTGTAAAACTACCACCAGGACATTCCATTAGTGAAAATGAAATAGCAGAGCGTCTTCAAGTAAGTCGAACTCCTGTGAGAGAAGCTTTTTTACGTCTTTCACAGGAAGAACTTGTAACCGTATTCCCACAAAAAGGGTCAGTTGTTTCTAAGATAGATTTAGACCATCTCGAAGAAACAAGATTTATGAGAGAGCATCTTGAAGTGGCGACAACCAGACTGGCGTGCGAGATGGTTACTGAACAGGGTTTAATTTCCTTAACGTCAAATGTCTCGTTACAAAGGCTAGCCTCAAATGAAAAAGATTTCGAGAGATTTTTTGAATTAGATGAACAATTCCATGCATTGATTTTTTCCATTTGCCATAAGTCGAAAGTTTGGGATGCGATCCAAAATATGATGACTTTAAATTTTAGTCGAATTCGCTTTTTAAGCTTGTTTGAGAATTTAAATACAGACAACTTACTGAAAGAACATCAAGAAATAGTTGAATCGATAAAAGAGCAGAATCCAGACCGTGCCGAAAAAGCAGTTCGAGTTCACTTAAAAGGAGTCACGGTTGATATGAAGGAGTTAGTTAAGAAATACCCTGATTATTTCCAAAAAGGTAGAGAGGATGATACCAATGAAAGACGTAATTACAATTGGTGA
- a CDS encoding DUF58 domain-containing protein, with protein MTKRLKNLWGRFLFHDKGILPTKRLLLLYSIFSIILVIATFTELSWGFVVIANGAIILFSLLDLFMSPRKSEVMIERNMPEEMERSISYDIHITIINNSSLSFMYEIIDGIPQSFRSSFPLRGNIKSNSSTMVTYETFALVRGLYQIEKLYLRYSSVLGLWQKHKTIEVEQSVKVIPDLTETRQYLESAQQYLLYEGNIIRKQRSGVGEFSKIRNYVVGDDPRKINWRQTAKLQEVMTNEYEPEHGKYITVLLDCGRMMGAELKKGNRLEKSLEAGLTVIAAALQKGDYVSVIAFSKNVKVYVPPAKGMAHLQLILQSIYDIQVDPFESNYGAVLNYVQATQKKRSLVLLFSDVRTFLHEESALLYLKRLRQRHLFLMIGVDDEVVTKRVQEEPTTVQKAMIKTIAQQEMMFKKREKAKWEKQGLQMVEAREDKLAITAVSYYIDIMNRGLL; from the coding sequence TTGACCAAACGATTAAAGAACTTGTGGGGTCGATTCCTGTTCCACGATAAAGGGATTTTACCAACTAAAAGACTATTACTATTGTATAGCATTTTTTCGATTATATTGGTGATTGCTACATTTACAGAACTATCGTGGGGTTTTGTTGTTATTGCAAATGGTGCGATTATCTTGTTTAGTTTATTAGATTTGTTTATGTCACCAAGAAAAAGTGAAGTAATGATAGAACGAAATATGCCTGAAGAAATGGAACGTAGCATTTCTTATGATATACACATTACTATAATAAATAATTCTTCTTTATCGTTTATGTATGAAATTATCGATGGGATTCCGCAGTCTTTTAGGAGTTCTTTTCCGTTACGCGGAAACATAAAAAGTAATTCTTCGACTATGGTTACCTACGAAACCTTTGCACTGGTTAGAGGACTGTATCAAATAGAGAAATTGTATTTACGATATAGCAGTGTTCTTGGGCTGTGGCAAAAACATAAAACAATTGAAGTTGAACAATCTGTTAAAGTTATTCCTGATTTAACAGAAACGAGGCAATATTTAGAAAGCGCACAACAATATTTATTGTATGAAGGAAACATCATCCGAAAACAAAGAAGTGGAGTTGGCGAGTTTTCAAAAATCCGAAATTATGTTGTTGGAGATGATCCTAGAAAAATCAACTGGCGACAAACAGCTAAGCTGCAAGAGGTTATGACTAATGAATATGAGCCTGAACATGGGAAGTATATTACTGTTTTACTTGATTGCGGGAGAATGATGGGGGCGGAACTAAAGAAAGGAAACCGTCTTGAAAAATCACTTGAAGCGGGATTAACTGTGATTGCTGCGGCATTACAAAAAGGGGATTATGTTTCCGTTATTGCCTTTTCAAAAAATGTGAAAGTATATGTTCCACCAGCAAAAGGGATGGCGCATCTGCAATTGATTTTGCAGTCTATATACGACATTCAAGTAGACCCCTTTGAGTCTAATTATGGCGCCGTGCTCAATTATGTTCAAGCAACCCAAAAAAAGCGAAGTCTTGTGCTGTTATTTAGTGATGTCAGAACCTTTCTACATGAGGAAAGTGCTCTATTGTACTTAAAAAGACTAAGACAAAGGCACCTATTTCTGATGATAGGAGTAGATGATGAAGTCGTTACGAAAAGAGTCCAAGAAGAGCCAACTACTGTTCAAAAAGCAATGATAAAGACAATCGCTCAACAGGAAATGATGTTTAAGAAGAGAGAAAAAGCTAAGTGGGAAAAACAAGGCCTCCAAATGGTGGAGGCCAGAGAAGATAAACTAGCAATAACAGCAGTTTCTTATTACATTGACATTATGAATCGCGGGTTACTCTAG
- a CDS encoding AAA family ATPase: MRTELNQLLQSYQERILGQELNVKLLLAAILSGGHVLLEGVPGTGKTQMVRTLASLVGGDFNRIQFTPDLLPSDITGSTIYNMKEGTFQTLKGPIFTNILLADEINRTPAKTQAALLEAMEEKQVTIQGETYSLAEVFFVVATQNPIEFEGTYPLPEAQQDRFLFKLHIDFPSFEEEKKVLQRVIEDRLFTIADKSVLDLESFLSIRRDIEQVTLSESVLDYIMKIVRKTRESETIRFGASTRAAISIGKAAQAWAFLAGRDYVTPDDIKIVVNPALRHRIQLSPHMELEGATVDQTIKELVGSIPVPR, from the coding sequence ATGAGGACGGAATTAAATCAATTACTTCAAAGCTATCAAGAAAGAATACTAGGACAAGAATTAAATGTAAAACTTTTGCTTGCGGCTATTTTATCTGGAGGACACGTATTACTAGAAGGTGTACCTGGTACTGGGAAAACACAAATGGTTCGAACTCTTGCTAGTTTAGTAGGGGGAGACTTTAATCGAATTCAGTTCACCCCTGATTTGCTACCGAGTGACATTACCGGCAGTACAATTTATAACATGAAAGAGGGTACATTCCAGACGTTAAAGGGGCCTATCTTCACTAATATTTTGTTAGCTGATGAAATCAATCGAACACCTGCGAAAACACAAGCTGCCCTGTTAGAAGCGATGGAAGAAAAACAGGTTACTATTCAGGGAGAAACGTATTCTTTAGCAGAGGTTTTTTTCGTTGTAGCTACACAAAATCCGATTGAATTTGAAGGGACATATCCTTTACCTGAAGCACAGCAAGATCGTTTTTTGTTTAAATTACATATCGATTTTCCTTCGTTTGAGGAAGAGAAAAAAGTGTTACAACGTGTAATTGAAGACCGCTTATTTACAATTGCTGACAAGTCGGTTCTTGACCTTGAGAGCTTTTTATCAATACGACGTGACATTGAACAAGTGACGTTAAGTGAAAGTGTATTAGACTATATTATGAAAATTGTTAGAAAAACACGGGAGTCTGAAACGATCCGCTTTGGGGCGAGTACGAGGGCTGCGATTTCAATCGGGAAAGCAGCACAGGCCTGGGCCTTCTTAGCTGGACGTGATTATGTTACACCCGATGACATCAAAATCGTGGTAAATCCTGCATTACGCCATCGGATTCAATTATCTCCACATATGGAATTGGAGGGAGCGACTGTTGACCAAACGATTAAAGAACTTGTGGGGTCGATTCCTGTTCCACGATAA
- a CDS encoding class II fumarate hydratase: MKSIEQYRIEKDTMGEIKVPFDAYYGSQTQRAIDNFNISKHKLPRSFIRAQGIIKAAAAQTNMELGKLHPTIGRSIIQAAEEVIDGMWDDHFVVDVYQAGAGTSQNMNANEVIAIRANEIASDIGAFRIHPNDHVNMGQSTNDTFPSSLHIAAVETMVYQLLPSLFHLQAALEKKATEFMPILKTGRTHLHDAVPMRLGQEFLGYAGTIQSMYERINLTLPSLYELGLGGNAIGTILHTHPKYPQKVIVEISRRTNLPFKKADNLFCFMQNRNAAIQTISALKELSIHLIKITSDLRLLSSGPRTGLSEISLPPVQPGSTIMPGKVNPAILEMVHMVCCQIIGFETAITMAGTAGQLEINVMMPVIAYTLLESIEIMSNALETLVTKCILGIQANEEICRNWMNASLSLVTGLSPSMGYDLASSIGNQADTQNKTIQQVLQELGLYTTDVQQAIAPESLLQ, translated from the coding sequence ATGAAATCTATTGAACAGTATCGAATTGAAAAGGATACCATGGGTGAAATTAAAGTCCCTTTTGATGCGTATTATGGATCACAAACTCAGCGTGCCATTGACAATTTTAATATAAGTAAACATAAATTGCCTCGTTCTTTTATTCGGGCCCAAGGAATAATAAAAGCAGCAGCCGCACAAACCAATATGGAATTAGGAAAACTTCACCCTACTATTGGTAGATCCATCATTCAAGCTGCTGAAGAAGTAATTGATGGAATGTGGGATGATCATTTTGTAGTGGATGTATATCAAGCAGGTGCAGGTACCTCTCAGAATATGAATGCCAATGAGGTCATAGCGATACGTGCTAATGAAATAGCTAGTGATATTGGAGCGTTTAGAATTCACCCAAATGACCATGTTAATATGGGACAATCAACGAATGATACCTTTCCTTCTTCATTGCATATTGCTGCGGTAGAAACAATGGTTTATCAACTTCTCCCTTCCCTTTTTCATTTGCAAGCTGCATTAGAAAAAAAAGCGACTGAATTTATGCCAATCCTTAAAACAGGTCGAACCCATTTACATGATGCTGTGCCGATGCGATTAGGACAAGAGTTTTTAGGATATGCAGGGACAATTCAATCCATGTATGAGCGCATAAATCTCACGTTGCCTTCTTTATATGAACTTGGTCTAGGTGGGAATGCGATTGGAACCATCCTTCATACACATCCGAAATACCCTCAAAAAGTTATCGTAGAAATATCTCGAAGAACGAATTTGCCTTTTAAAAAGGCGGATAATTTATTTTGTTTTATGCAAAATCGAAATGCTGCGATTCAAACAATAAGTGCACTTAAGGAGCTTTCGATTCACCTCATAAAAATAACAAGTGATTTACGTCTGTTGAGCTCTGGACCTCGAACGGGTCTTTCTGAAATTAGTTTGCCCCCTGTTCAACCAGGGTCGACAATTATGCCAGGAAAAGTGAATCCAGCTATTTTAGAAATGGTACATATGGTGTGTTGTCAGATAATTGGGTTTGAAACTGCGATAACCATGGCAGGGACCGCTGGGCAACTTGAAATAAATGTGATGATGCCAGTAATTGCCTATACGTTGCTTGAATCCATTGAAATTATGTCGAATGCTTTAGAGACATTAGTAACTAAGTGTATTTTAGGTATACAAGCGAATGAGGAAATTTGTAGAAACTGGATGAATGCTAGCCTTTCTTTAGTAACCGGATTAAGTCCGAGCATGGGCTATGATTTAGCTTCAAGCATTGGAAATCAAGCGGATACACAAAACAAGACCATTCAACAAGTACTTCAAGAATTAGGGTTATATACCACTGACGTACAGCAAGCGATAGCCCCAGAGTCTTTACTTCAATAA
- a CDS encoding RDD family protein, whose translation MNQQHIEVKTPEYVSLQFQPAGLGSRAVAYILDLVVLTLLNILVLFILYLVNMDNPLFYDWGNFTIAVTIIVLFLINWGYFFLLEYITGGRTFGKRLIGLRIIQENGHSITLLSSFIRNLIRIIDNIFYLGMILIFLHPKHKRLGDIVAGTIVVHERKKKSKKMSTVDKEIEKRSLSKETISFEETSIQALQMKEWKLIKAYSERLGQIPSVEREQVTQQIADVIFPKLGLGKEGKTLEELENTLLVIYLYLKEEWEFEL comes from the coding sequence ATGAATCAGCAACACATCGAAGTCAAAACACCTGAATATGTATCACTTCAATTTCAACCGGCTGGATTAGGAAGTAGAGCGGTAGCTTATATTCTTGATTTAGTTGTTTTAACTTTACTTAATATATTGGTCCTTTTCATTCTTTATTTAGTAAATATGGATAATCCCTTATTTTATGATTGGGGTAACTTCACCATTGCTGTAACGATTATCGTTCTTTTTCTAATCAATTGGGGCTATTTTTTTCTTTTGGAATACATAACGGGGGGACGGACCTTCGGGAAACGTTTAATTGGATTACGTATTATCCAAGAGAACGGTCATAGTATCACGCTATTATCAAGCTTCATTCGAAATCTAATTCGAATCATTGACAACATTTTCTATCTAGGAATGATTCTGATTTTCCTCCATCCAAAACATAAGCGTCTAGGGGACATTGTTGCAGGAACAATTGTTGTTCATGAAAGAAAAAAGAAAAGTAAAAAAATGAGTACCGTAGATAAAGAAATTGAAAAACGGAGCTTATCCAAGGAAACGATTTCTTTTGAAGAAACATCGATACAAGCTTTACAAATGAAGGAATGGAAGTTAATTAAAGCGTATAGTGAGAGGCTCGGGCAAATTCCTAGCGTAGAAAGAGAACAAGTTACACAGCAAATTGCCGATGTTATCTTTCCGAAACTTGGTTTAGGTAAAGAAGGGAAGACATTGGAAGAACTCGAAAATACACTTTTAGTTATCTATTTATATTTGAAAGAAGAATGGGAATTTGAATTGTAA
- a CDS encoding DUF4129 domain-containing protein, whose translation MENPTDAREKIEQILQQDEYQVYYQPKGFIEEWMDRFLLWLAESFAEWFPIVETSRGNGGLILLVIIIVITFILFYIFFMYARNVRRTRQFRASTPLQTEHELQWTSIRHLNEAKNQENEQNYTVASRHLFLALLLHFHEIQWLQARKWKTNWDYYEELNKVNQDSAALFYRFALLFDGVTYGEKEVNQEQYTLYSTEIMNWLDEQQIDEEERG comes from the coding sequence ATGGAAAATCCAACCGATGCCAGAGAAAAAATAGAACAGATTTTACAACAAGATGAGTATCAGGTGTACTATCAACCTAAAGGTTTTATTGAAGAATGGATGGATCGATTTTTACTTTGGCTCGCTGAGTCGTTTGCAGAATGGTTTCCTATTGTTGAAACAAGTAGAGGAAACGGTGGTTTGATTTTATTGGTCATAATCATCGTTATCACTTTTATATTGTTTTATATTTTTTTCATGTATGCTCGCAATGTAAGAAGAACAAGGCAATTCAGGGCAAGCACACCGTTACAAACTGAACATGAGCTTCAATGGACATCTATCCGTCATTTAAATGAAGCGAAAAACCAGGAAAACGAACAAAATTATACAGTGGCTTCAAGGCATTTATTTTTAGCGTTGTTATTACATTTTCATGAAATCCAATGGCTACAAGCAAGAAAATGGAAAACAAACTGGGATTATTATGAGGAACTGAACAAAGTGAATCAAGACAGTGCGGCACTTTTTTATCGCTTTGCGCTTTTATTCGACGGCGTAACGTATGGAGAAAAAGAAGTGAATCAAGAGCAATACACATTATATTCTACAGAAATTATGAATTGGTTAGACGAACAACAAATTGACGAGGAGGAGAGGGGATGA
- a CDS encoding sensor histidine kinase, which yields MNNLKLWNQKFRKSTGLSPYVWIVFYILPFYFVFHSTSTYQIVIGIVMIIVYFICYVLSFVSKGWLVYFWTSVQISISAAMSLLFGYIYFFLFLAFFIGNLKSRAAFITFYVILLLTTFTTSYYGFVSHRVFITQLPFVFLSIVAVILLPVSTYNKNKEDRLQVQLEDANKRISELVKLEERQRISRDLHDTLGQKLSLIGLKSDLAAKLILKDPAKAKTEIKDVQKTARIALKEVREIVMQMRGTKLEDEMLRIKQILKAASIDFTLEGNPKLQHTSLIAENVVSMCIKEAVTNVVKHSKASHCTIMLIPQDTKLSIKISDDGIGIRTPLDRLKGSGVQGMKERLEFVNGQLEIESDIDKGTTVLISVPNSSTKPE from the coding sequence ATGAACAATCTTAAACTATGGAATCAGAAGTTTCGGAAAAGCACCGGACTTAGTCCGTATGTATGGATTGTGTTTTATATCCTCCCTTTTTATTTTGTATTCCATTCGACATCAACATATCAAATAGTCATAGGCATTGTGATGATAATCGTATATTTTATATGCTACGTGCTATCCTTTGTCTCTAAAGGATGGCTTGTCTATTTTTGGACCAGTGTGCAGATATCAATATCAGCAGCAATGAGCTTGCTTTTTGGTTATATTTATTTCTTTTTATTTTTAGCCTTTTTTATAGGTAACTTGAAAAGTCGCGCCGCATTTATTACTTTTTATGTGATTTTACTGTTAACAACGTTTACGACCAGTTATTATGGTTTTGTCTCACATCGTGTTTTTATTACGCAACTTCCTTTTGTGTTTTTAAGTATTGTCGCCGTCATTTTATTGCCGGTGAGTACTTACAATAAAAATAAAGAAGACCGGCTTCAAGTTCAATTAGAAGACGCCAACAAGCGAATATCAGAACTAGTAAAATTAGAGGAAAGACAACGAATTTCTAGGGATTTACACGATACTCTTGGTCAAAAGCTATCATTAATCGGCTTAAAAAGTGATTTAGCCGCGAAATTAATTCTAAAAGATCCTGCCAAAGCTAAAACAGAAATCAAGGATGTCCAAAAAACGGCCCGGATTGCATTAAAAGAAGTACGAGAAATTGTTATGCAAATGCGAGGGACAAAACTTGAAGATGAAATGCTTCGAATTAAACAAATTTTAAAAGCTGCCTCGATAGATTTTACTTTAGAAGGAAATCCGAAGCTACAACATACGTCATTGATTGCAGAAAATGTGGTTAGCATGTGTATTAAAGAGGCTGTTACCAATGTTGTAAAACATAGTAAAGCTTCTCATTGCACGATTATGCTAATTCCTCAAGACACAAAACTATCCATCAAAATTTCCGATGATGGGATAGGTATTAGAACACCGCTTGACCGTCTTAAGGGAAGTGGAGTTCAAGGGATGAAAGAACGATTAGAGTTTGTCAATGGCCAACTCGAAATAGAATCAGACATAGATAAGGGTACAACCGTACTCATTTCAGTACCGAACAGTTCCACGAAGCCGGAATAA
- a CDS encoding DUF4350 domain-containing protein, with amino-acid sequence MNTTFSKKWVIGFAIIVLLFIVFYVTGGNQPKHYSSYDSNSPSPTGVKAIYTYLEGEGVDVQRRNHPPTLLSMENKDQLLLMIEPHFVPVEEDMKEYIRFMEAGNTIVLFSQNPRDMFGLTPTYIEPSDDEVSTVVKENGDSFSAIVLSYIRFELSEQQQEILSDELGTIAFSETIGDGKLIVTNSPHWMANDWLLDEDHIPLNLALLHEAIGSGEVFFDEYIHTPQNVPSYMTVYPQWFLLVMLQGMIVVVFWLWNQGKRFGPLKTAREEYVRFSDEAIQALAAWFIRGKRYHDSLLIQADYIKLRLQEKWGVPYQSTWVETSDYLERKWKGMKKKDIALFVEGLTTALQSDTLSKQEFLRWSKKLDQLQKGIEE; translated from the coding sequence TTGAATACAACGTTTTCGAAAAAATGGGTAATTGGGTTTGCCATTATTGTTTTATTGTTCATTGTATTCTACGTAACTGGGGGAAACCAGCCAAAACACTACAGCAGTTATGACTCTAACTCACCTTCTCCTACTGGGGTAAAAGCCATTTATACCTACTTAGAAGGAGAAGGAGTTGATGTCCAAAGGAGGAATCATCCCCCTACTCTTTTGTCTATGGAGAATAAAGACCAATTACTTTTAATGATTGAACCACATTTTGTACCGGTCGAAGAGGACATGAAAGAATATATACGATTTATGGAAGCAGGAAATACAATCGTGTTGTTTAGTCAAAACCCACGCGATATGTTTGGGCTAACTCCTACATATATTGAACCGAGTGACGATGAGGTCAGTACTGTAGTAAAAGAGAATGGAGATTCTTTTTCAGCGATTGTTTTGTCTTATATTCGTTTTGAATTATCTGAACAACAACAAGAAATATTATCTGACGAGTTAGGAACGATTGCGTTTTCAGAAACCATTGGTGACGGAAAACTTATTGTCACAAACTCACCTCATTGGATGGCAAATGACTGGTTGCTTGATGAAGACCATATTCCGTTAAATTTAGCATTATTACATGAAGCGATAGGAAGCGGAGAAGTGTTTTTTGATGAATACATTCATACTCCACAAAACGTTCCTTCCTATATGACAGTTTATCCACAATGGTTCCTCCTTGTCATGCTACAAGGAATGATAGTAGTCGTTTTTTGGCTCTGGAATCAAGGAAAACGATTTGGTCCATTGAAGACAGCTCGTGAAGAATATGTTCGATTCAGTGATGAAGCGATTCAAGCATTAGCTGCATGGTTTATAAGAGGAAAAAGATATCATGATTCTCTTCTAATCCAAGCCGATTATATTAAATTACGATTACAGGAAAAATGGGGAGTTCCTTACCAGAGCACTTGGGTAGAAACAAGTGATTACTTAGAAAGAAAGTGGAAAGGAATGAAGAAAAAAGACATCGCTCTTTTTGTAGAGGGTTTAACTACCGCTCTACAATCTGACACTCTTAGTAAACAAGAATTTTTACGATGGTCTAAAAAACTAGATCAATTACAGAAAGGAATTGAAGAATGA